A section of the Paenibacillus yonginensis genome encodes:
- a CDS encoding nucleotidyltransferase domain-containing protein: protein MAGLTEEQKVQIVRCLARHFQAYSVVLFGSAANQSLWKDSNVNVAYLSDSSLSSEAHAQAVRELSLFLDREVMIVDFNKALPAHKAQIVSSGVLLYDRKPVTRQYVFKRALKEYVLHNSP, encoded by the coding sequence ATGGCCGGGTTAACCGAGGAACAGAAAGTTCAGATTGTCCGCTGTCTTGCCCGTCATTTTCAAGCTTATTCCGTTGTCCTGTTCGGTTCCGCAGCCAATCAGTCGCTTTGGAAGGACAGCAATGTCAACGTTGCTTATTTATCCGACTCCTCGCTTTCATCCGAAGCCCATGCCCAGGCCGTCCGGGAGCTGTCCTTATTTCTGGACAGAGAGGTCATGATCGTCGATTTCAACAAGGCGCTGCCTGCCCACAAAGCGCAAATCGTCAGCAGCGGCGTGCTGCTTTATGACCGGAAACCTGTAACCCGGCAGTATGTATTCAAACGGGCGCTGAAAGAATATGTTCTGCACAACTCGCCATAA
- a CDS encoding helicase C-terminal domain-containing protein: MSYEIAISVRPLVEYVYRSGSITGGFRTNATMQEGTRIHQSIQKTYAETDQKELFLSAEIPYGDLLFKIEGRCDGLIQLDGQWTIDEIKSTAVPLQELEDGLPVHWAQGKMYAYMYAKAEGLASMQVQLTYVRTGSGEQKKLLVSQAFEELEAYAFEVIAAYAPYAEMLRRHEEERNGSIETLPFPFPSYRAGQRKLAGAVYKTIQEGAGLMAKAPTGIGKTMSTLFPAVKAMGAGHIRKIFYLTARTTTRATAEEAFARMQAQGLHLNSVTITAKDKICFKEEEACDAGHCSLCEGYYDRINEAVLDILENETMMTRPVIEAYARKHRVCPFEYSLDIAYAADAVVCDYNYIFDPRVSLKRLFEEQKKQTAVLVDEAHNLVDRGRSMFSAELIKSVFLSIKSEYKAANEGLSRAAGEVNSFLAAVKNNCSSEGRIIQAELPEELITKLEKFVETAELELAANGAGAASQVSLEAQEELLSTYFMAQNFIRMAKLYDDHYLTYAEIIRTEFRIKLFCLDPSELLRQAGKGYRSIIYFSATLSPMSYYRDMLGADQEDYTLSIPSPFRKEQLDVRLVPLSVRYNDRESSKRAIARLLQQVCEERSGGNLLVFFPSYSFMQEVYDTYVQEEGKGVDVVLQQSSMSEEERETFLSGFQPNPERTRLGFAVLGGVFSEGVDLPGDRLGGVIVVGTGLPQIGLENNMLRDYFNQTGRNGFNYAYIFPGMNKVLQAGGRLIRTEQDEGVLVLVDDRFAQEPYRSLLPEEWREYKRVHPASI, encoded by the coding sequence TTGTCATACGAAATCGCAATTTCCGTCAGGCCATTGGTCGAGTATGTCTACCGGAGCGGCAGCATCACGGGCGGCTTCCGGACTAATGCCACGATGCAGGAAGGCACCCGGATTCATCAGAGCATTCAGAAGACCTATGCCGAGACGGATCAGAAGGAACTGTTTCTGTCCGCTGAAATTCCTTATGGGGATTTGCTGTTCAAGATAGAGGGACGCTGCGATGGCCTTATCCAGCTTGATGGTCAATGGACGATTGACGAGATCAAATCTACGGCAGTGCCGCTGCAGGAATTGGAGGACGGTCTTCCGGTACATTGGGCCCAAGGGAAAATGTATGCCTACATGTATGCCAAGGCGGAGGGTCTGGCGTCCATGCAGGTTCAGCTCACTTACGTGCGGACCGGAAGCGGAGAACAGAAGAAGCTGCTCGTTTCACAGGCTTTTGAGGAGCTGGAGGCTTATGCGTTTGAGGTCATTGCTGCTTATGCGCCATATGCGGAAATGCTGAGACGGCATGAAGAGGAACGGAACGGATCGATTGAGACGCTTCCTTTCCCGTTTCCGTCTTATCGTGCCGGCCAGCGAAAGCTTGCGGGGGCGGTGTACAAGACGATCCAGGAGGGTGCAGGGCTGATGGCCAAAGCGCCGACAGGCATCGGGAAGACAATGTCGACTTTGTTCCCGGCCGTTAAAGCCATGGGAGCAGGCCATATTCGTAAAATTTTCTATTTAACAGCCCGAACCACAACGCGGGCGACGGCCGAAGAGGCTTTTGCCAGGATGCAGGCTCAAGGTCTTCATCTGAACTCGGTTACGATCACGGCCAAAGACAAGATTTGCTTTAAAGAAGAGGAAGCTTGTGATGCCGGACATTGCAGCTTATGCGAAGGTTATTATGACCGGATCAATGAAGCGGTGCTGGATATTCTGGAGAATGAGACGATGATGACCCGGCCTGTCATTGAGGCTTACGCCCGGAAGCACCGGGTTTGTCCGTTCGAATATTCGCTTGATATCGCTTACGCCGCTGACGCGGTCGTTTGTGATTACAACTATATCTTTGATCCGCGTGTTTCCCTCAAGCGGCTGTTCGAGGAGCAGAAGAAACAAACGGCCGTGCTGGTGGACGAGGCCCATAATCTGGTTGACAGAGGCCGCAGCATGTTTTCCGCAGAGCTGATCAAATCGGTGTTCCTGAGCATCAAAAGCGAATATAAGGCGGCAAATGAGGGCCTTTCCCGAGCGGCCGGGGAGGTCAACTCCTTCCTGGCTGCGGTCAAGAACAACTGCAGCAGCGAAGGCCGCATCATTCAGGCCGAGCTGCCCGAGGAATTGATCACAAAGCTCGAGAAATTTGTGGAGACTGCTGAACTAGAACTGGCTGCAAACGGGGCGGGGGCGGCTTCCCAGGTTAGTCTTGAAGCTCAGGAAGAGCTGCTCAGCACGTATTTTATGGCGCAAAATTTTATCCGCATGGCCAAGCTGTATGATGACCATTATTTAACTTATGCCGAAATCATTCGTACCGAATTCCGAATCAAGCTGTTTTGCCTCGATCCTTCTGAGCTGCTCCGCCAGGCCGGCAAAGGTTACCGCTCGATCATTTATTTCTCGGCCACTTTGTCTCCGATGAGCTATTACCGGGACATGCTTGGCGCGGATCAAGAAGATTACACGCTCAGCATCCCTTCGCCGTTCCGTAAAGAACAGCTGGATGTGCGGCTTGTTCCGCTGTCGGTCAGATACAATGACCGGGAGAGCTCCAAAAGGGCGATCGCCAGACTGCTCCAGCAGGTTTGCGAGGAGAGGAGCGGCGGCAATTTGCTTGTCTTCTTCCCTTCTTATTCATTTATGCAGGAAGTATACGATACGTATGTACAGGAAGAAGGGAAAGGCGTGGACGTCGTTCTGCAGCAGTCCTCCATGTCGGAGGAGGAGCGGGAAACGTTTCTGTCGGGATTCCAGCCGAACCCTGAGCGGACGCGCCTTGGTTTTGCCGTACTGGGCGGCGTCTTCTCGGAAGGCGTGGATCTTCCCGGTGACCGGCTCGGAGGCGTAATCGTGGTCGGCACCGGTCTGCCGCAAATTGGGCTTGAGAACAATATGCTGCGGGATTATTTTAATCAGACGGGACGCAACGGGTTTAATTATGCTTATATCTTTCCGGGAATGAACAAGGTGCTTCAGGCCGGAGGAAGGCTGATCCGGACCGAGCAGGACGAAGGGGTGCTGGTGCTGGTGGATGACCGGTTTGCCCAAGAGCCTTACCGTTCTCTGCTGCCTGAGGAGTGGCGGGAATATAAGCGGGTTCATCCGGCTTCGATTTGA
- a CDS encoding phosphodiester glycosidase family protein: protein MNIQVKQVNRFFLLATAPFFGLLLTLWISSHSLDWNTGGTLLESQEDTAIVEKTRSIAAGLSQAEDTAQYTVSTIKKTANLYTQTTKAMNDIVKTTKQQAARPETIYNKRIVSRLGVPFQTAQSDRIRLELYKLNSGTYRGYAMKVKLKDSAAMKMVLGNDSLGGAETTLHAVNRYGAIAGINAGGFADAGGRRYPLSTTVLNGKYLTGFEPSFKDLAFVGLSSSGKLIGGKFYSQQQLDQLQPLFGATFVPVLLKNGVKQAIPDKWKTSPYRAPRTVIGNFKDDQLLIVVVDGYNESGASGATLEELQNKLINLGVKDAYNLDGGGSSSLIFAGKVINNPSDKALRPVPTHFLFFK, encoded by the coding sequence ATGAACATTCAGGTCAAGCAGGTTAACCGTTTTTTTCTGCTGGCTACCGCCCCGTTTTTCGGTTTGCTGCTGACGCTTTGGATCAGCAGCCATTCCTTGGACTGGAATACCGGCGGCACGTTGCTTGAAAGCCAGGAGGATACGGCAATTGTCGAAAAAACCCGCTCGATAGCAGCAGGTCTGTCGCAGGCCGAGGATACGGCCCAATACACGGTCTCCACGATCAAGAAGACGGCCAACCTATACACGCAAACCACCAAAGCGATGAACGACATCGTCAAAACTACAAAACAGCAGGCCGCCCGTCCGGAAACCATTTACAACAAACGTATTGTTTCCCGGCTCGGCGTCCCCTTCCAGACCGCTCAATCGGATCGGATCCGGCTTGAGCTGTACAAGCTGAACTCCGGCACCTACAGAGGTTATGCCATGAAAGTGAAGCTTAAGGATTCGGCCGCCATGAAGATGGTCTTGGGCAACGATTCGCTGGGGGGTGCAGAAACTACCCTGCACGCGGTGAACCGGTACGGTGCAATTGCCGGCATTAACGCCGGCGGATTTGCCGACGCCGGCGGCCGCAGGTACCCGCTCAGCACCACCGTCTTGAACGGAAAATATTTGACCGGCTTTGAACCCAGCTTCAAAGATCTGGCTTTTGTCGGCCTAAGCAGTTCCGGCAAGCTGATCGGCGGCAAGTTCTATTCTCAGCAGCAGCTTGACCAGCTGCAGCCGTTGTTTGGCGCCACCTTTGTGCCTGTTCTGCTCAAAAACGGCGTAAAGCAGGCGATTCCGGACAAGTGGAAAACCTCCCCGTACCGGGCGCCCCGGACGGTCATCGGCAATTTTAAAGATGATCAGCTCCTGATCGTTGTGGTTGACGGCTATAACGAAAGCGGAGCCTCCGGAGCTACGTTAGAGGAGCTGCAAAACAAATTGATCAACCTGGGCGTCAAGGACGCGTATAACCTCGACGGAGGCGGATCTTCTTCGCTGATCTTCGCCGGGAAAGTCATTAACAATCCTTCCGACAAAGCCCTCCGGCCAGTTCCCACGCATTTTTTATTCTTTAAATAA
- a CDS encoding AbrB/MazE/SpoVT family DNA-binding domain-containing protein translates to MKPAGVVRKVDQLGRIVLPKSLRKRYQMNEGDPVEILVQGDHIILERYRPKCVFCGSMEEVTEFKERTICKQCLTEMNGLRRLG, encoded by the coding sequence ATGAAACCAGCCGGTGTTGTACGCAAAGTAGACCAATTGGGAAGAATCGTGTTGCCGAAGTCTCTTCGCAAACGTTATCAAATGAACGAGGGAGATCCTGTCGAAATTTTGGTCCAAGGGGATCACATTATCCTGGAACGCTATCGTCCTAAATGTGTATTTTGCGGTTCGATGGAAGAGGTTACAGAATTTAAAGAACGTACGATTTGCAAACAGTGCCTGACGGAAATGAACGGACTTCGCAGATTGGGCTAA
- a CDS encoding DUF2161 domain-containing phosphodiesterase, producing MAVQHETELYKPLKHYFEQSGYLVKSEVRHCDLVGIRPDQTEPLIVEIKKTFNLALLLQGLERQKMTREVYLAVERNRAKKGAHNQRWGDLTALCQRLGLGLITVTFYKTKSPFVEVLCTPSGYETARRVSKLRTSRLINEFHERSGDYNVGGSTGRKLYTAYREKALKVAAAVQAGGQISPSKAKEHSGVSAAASIMQHNYYGWFQRIARGSYVLTEAGTAALAEYEEMLRNLERAEAAPGLEEV from the coding sequence ATGGCTGTCCAGCATGAAACGGAATTATACAAGCCTTTAAAACATTATTTCGAGCAGTCCGGATATTTGGTAAAAAGCGAGGTCCGGCACTGTGACCTGGTCGGCATCCGTCCCGATCAAACCGAACCGCTTATCGTTGAAATCAAAAAAACGTTTAATCTAGCCCTGCTGCTGCAAGGGCTGGAACGGCAGAAAATGACACGCGAGGTTTATTTAGCGGTAGAGCGCAACCGCGCCAAAAAAGGAGCCCATAACCAGCGCTGGGGCGATTTGACCGCTCTTTGCCAGCGTCTTGGCCTTGGGCTGATCACAGTAACCTTTTATAAAACAAAGTCTCCGTTCGTTGAGGTGCTTTGCACGCCGTCCGGCTACGAAACCGCCCGCCGGGTGTCCAAGCTGCGCACCAGCAGGCTCATTAACGAATTTCACGAACGTTCCGGCGACTATAACGTCGGCGGCAGCACCGGCCGAAAGCTGTATACGGCCTACCGGGAGAAAGCGCTGAAGGTGGCGGCTGCCGTTCAAGCGGGCGGGCAGATTTCGCCCAGCAAAGCGAAAGAACATTCCGGCGTATCCGCCGCTGCCTCTATCATGCAGCATAATTATTACGGCTGGTTTCAACGGATTGCCCGTGGAAGTTATGTGTTGACGGAGGCAGGAACGGCGGCTCTCGCCGAATATGAGGAGATGCTGCGAAACCTGGAGCGGGCGGAAGCGGCTCCGGGGCTGGAGGAAGTTTAG
- a CDS encoding acyl-CoA thioesterase, protein MERTRKFVRETRCFKTARVFPSDVNNHNTLFGGKLMAYIDDIASIAAAKFCRANTVTASTDSVDFLHPIAPEDSVLLEAFVTWSGHSSMEIFVKVIRENLRTGDKRIAATAFLTFVAFDEQDQKMQVPLIVPETEEEVKLHQTAPDRAEQRRYRREASRELASFLTTDYPWE, encoded by the coding sequence ATGGAGCGGACCCGAAAGTTCGTAAGAGAAACCCGCTGTTTTAAAACGGCGAGAGTGTTTCCAAGTGACGTTAACAATCACAATACTTTGTTTGGCGGAAAATTAATGGCTTATATCGACGACATTGCTTCGATTGCGGCGGCTAAATTTTGCAGGGCGAACACGGTGACAGCCTCGACCGACTCGGTCGACTTTCTGCACCCCATCGCTCCGGAGGATTCGGTGCTGCTGGAGGCGTTTGTGACCTGGTCAGGGCACAGCTCGATGGAGATTTTTGTGAAGGTCATTCGCGAGAATTTGAGAACCGGTGACAAAAGAATTGCCGCAACGGCATTTCTGACGTTTGTGGCGTTTGACGAGCAGGATCAAAAAATGCAGGTGCCGCTCATCGTTCCGGAGACGGAAGAAGAGGTCAAGCTGCACCAGACCGCTCCGGACCGGGCGGAGCAGCGCCGTTACCGCCGCGAGGCCAGCCGGGAGCTGGCTTCATTTCTGACAACGGATTATCCTTGGGAATAA
- a CDS encoding PrkA family serine protein kinase, whose product MDIFERIAAYRAEHDSLAWSGTFKEYIELLRKDPRPAMTAHARVYEMIRSYGVEEEGGHKTYKFFEQELYGLNRPLEKLVEEYFHSAARRLDVRKRILLLMGPVSGGKSTLVTLLKRGLEQFSKTDAGAVYAIEGCPMHEDPLHLIPHELRPEFEKEFGIRIEGELCPVCRLKLDTEYGGDIEKVRVERVILSESARVGIGTFSPSDPKSQDIADLTGSIDFSTITEYGSESDPRAYRFDGELNKANRGLMEFQEMLKCDEKFLWNLLSLTQEGNFKAGRFALISADELIVAHTNEAEYKTFIANKKNEALQSRMIVMPIPYNLKVSEEEKIYAKLISQSDMKHIHIAPHALRAAATFSILTRLKESKKQGIDLYKKMRLYDGEELEGFKEADLKELQNEYLDEGMSGVDPRYVINRISSALIKQNLDSINALDILRAIKDGLDQHASITKEERERYLNFISIARKEYDELAKKEVQKAFVYSFEESAKTLFENYLDNIEAFCSWTKIRDPLTDEELDPDERLMRSIEEQIGISENAKKAFREEIMIRISTYSRKNRKFEYHHHDRLREAIEKKLFADLKDIVKITTSTKTPDETQLKRINEVIKRLVDEHGYSTVSANELLRYVGSLLNR is encoded by the coding sequence ATGGATATTTTCGAACGAATAGCAGCCTATCGGGCAGAACATGACTCATTAGCATGGAGCGGCACGTTTAAGGAATATATCGAACTTTTGCGCAAAGATCCCAGACCGGCTATGACTGCGCATGCCCGGGTATATGAAATGATTCGTTCTTACGGGGTGGAGGAAGAGGGGGGACATAAAACCTACAAGTTTTTCGAGCAGGAGCTTTATGGGCTGAACCGTCCGCTGGAAAAGCTGGTAGAGGAATACTTCCATTCGGCGGCCAGAAGGCTCGACGTCCGCAAACGGATCCTCCTGCTGATGGGACCGGTCAGCGGCGGCAAATCGACGCTGGTTACGCTGCTCAAACGCGGTTTGGAGCAATTTTCGAAGACGGACGCAGGGGCGGTTTATGCGATTGAAGGCTGCCCGATGCACGAAGATCCGCTGCACCTGATTCCCCACGAGCTGCGTCCGGAATTCGAGAAGGAATTTGGCATCCGGATTGAAGGCGAGCTTTGCCCGGTATGCCGCTTGAAGCTTGATACGGAATACGGCGGGGACATCGAGAAGGTCCGCGTAGAACGCGTTATTTTGTCCGAATCCGCCCGGGTCGGCATCGGCACGTTCAGTCCGTCGGACCCGAAATCTCAAGATATCGCTGACTTGACGGGCAGCATCGACTTTTCGACAATTACCGAATACGGCTCGGAATCCGATCCGCGCGCCTACCGGTTCGACGGCGAACTTAACAAAGCGAATCGCGGCCTGATGGAATTCCAGGAGATGCTGAAATGCGACGAGAAATTCCTTTGGAATTTGCTGTCGCTGACCCAGGAGGGGAACTTCAAAGCGGGCCGGTTTGCGCTGATCAGCGCGGATGAGCTCATTGTTGCCCATACGAATGAAGCGGAGTACAAAACATTTATAGCGAATAAAAAGAACGAGGCCCTGCAATCGCGGATGATTGTCATGCCGATTCCTTATAACCTTAAGGTGTCAGAAGAGGAAAAAATCTACGCCAAGCTCATCTCGCAAAGCGATATGAAACATATTCATATTGCCCCCCATGCGCTCAGAGCGGCAGCTACCTTCTCTATCCTAACCCGTCTGAAGGAGAGCAAAAAGCAGGGCATTGACCTGTACAAAAAAATGCGCCTGTACGACGGCGAAGAGCTGGAAGGCTTCAAGGAAGCCGATTTGAAGGAGCTGCAGAACGAATATTTGGATGAAGGCATGTCCGGCGTCGATCCGCGGTATGTCATCAACCGGATTTCCAGCGCTCTGATCAAACAAAATCTGGATTCGATCAATGCGCTGGATATTTTACGGGCGATCAAGGACGGCCTCGACCAGCATGCTTCCATTACCAAAGAGGAACGCGAGCGTTATTTGAACTTTATTTCGATTGCCCGCAAGGAATACGACGAGCTGGCCAAAAAAGAAGTCCAGAAGGCGTTTGTTTATTCCTTTGAAGAGTCGGCCAAAACGCTGTTTGAGAATTACCTGGATAACATCGAAGCCTTCTGCAGCTGGACCAAAATCCGTGATCCGCTGACCGACGAGGAGCTTGATCCGGATGAACGCCTGATGCGTTCCATCGAGGAGCAAATCGGCATTTCCGAAAATGCCAAAAAGGCGTTCCGCGAAGAAATCATGATCCGCATCTCGACCTATTCCAGAAAAAACAGAAAATTCGAATACCATCACCATGACCGGCTGCGTGAAGCGATCGAAAAAAAGCTGTTTGCCGACCTGAAAGACATCGTCAAAATTACGACCTCGACCAAAACGCCGGATGAGACGCAGCTTAAGCGGATTAACGAGGTGATCAAACGGCTGGTTGATGAACACGGTTATTCTACGGTTTCCGCCAATGAACTGCTTCGTTATGTAGGTTCGCTGCTGAACCGTTGA
- a CDS encoding HEAT repeat domain-containing protein, translated as MYTAEQVKTYLTHKDDIVSNGAIQYFAESFNYTDGIMERVLDKLAGSLTPDRIYLHLVSAFPQTAETVGRMAKLLTKSSLKGSSRLHIQQALLSSPPSLLEQVLSELQALQDETGVKAEEHVRIGQMEPEQLRETLQQMIEASRGLEYDDLEYDYLDYLVNEAVAKQALASEYVLGKLEQADPEDTANYESVYYTQAAGKMKLASAMPLLIDYLGSTNDLLAEQACDALVRIGSEDVVSRLAERYAKEQDDYFKLYAADCLGRISDPSAESAVLSLLKKERNLTHATKLAASLCFMGSKQSIPVIAKLIEAGYDDDYLDLREPLYLNCVMNEVDLPQLEEWRKTFL; from the coding sequence ATGTACACAGCCGAACAGGTCAAAACTTACCTGACGCATAAAGACGATATTGTCAGCAACGGCGCAATCCAATATTTTGCCGAAAGCTTCAATTATACGGATGGCATTATGGAACGTGTGCTGGACAAGCTCGCCGGTTCCCTAACACCGGACCGGATTTATCTTCACCTGGTCTCCGCATTTCCCCAAACCGCCGAAACGGTTGGACGAATGGCCAAGCTGCTGACCAAAAGCTCCCTCAAGGGAAGCAGCCGCCTACATATTCAGCAGGCCCTGCTAAGCAGCCCTCCTTCGCTTCTGGAGCAAGTGCTGAGCGAGCTGCAGGCGTTGCAGGACGAAACCGGTGTGAAAGCCGAAGAGCATGTCCGCATCGGACAGATGGAGCCTGAGCAGCTGCGCGAAACGCTGCAGCAGATGATTGAGGCCAGCCGAGGACTGGAATACGACGATCTGGAATACGACTATCTAGATTATCTGGTGAATGAAGCCGTCGCCAAACAAGCATTGGCTTCCGAATACGTACTCGGCAAGCTTGAGCAAGCCGATCCGGAGGACACGGCCAATTATGAGTCGGTTTATTACACGCAGGCGGCCGGGAAAATGAAGCTGGCTTCCGCCATGCCGCTGCTCATCGACTATCTGGGCTCGACCAACGACCTGCTGGCGGAGCAGGCGTGTGACGCCTTGGTCCGCATCGGATCAGAGGACGTCGTGAGCCGGCTTGCCGAACGCTACGCCAAAGAGCAGGACGATTATTTCAAGCTGTATGCTGCGGACTGCCTTGGGCGAATAAGCGACCCTTCCGCCGAATCCGCCGTCCTTTCCCTCCTAAAGAAAGAACGGAACTTAACGCATGCTACTAAGCTGGCGGCCAGCCTGTGCTTTATGGGCTCCAAGCAAAGCATCCCGGTTATAGCCAAATTGATCGAAGCCGGCTATGACGACGATTATCTCGATTTGCGGGAACCCCTTTACCTGAACTGCGTTATGAACGAAGTGGACTTGCCTCAGCTGGAGGAATGGAGAAAAACTTTCCTGTAA
- a CDS encoding SpoVR family protein — translation MIQDDINLLERAIDQITEIAEGFGLDFYPMRYEICPADIIYTFGAYGMPTRFSHWSFGKSFNKMKMQYDLGLSKIYELVINSNPCYAFLLDGNSLVQNKLIVAHVLAHCDFFKNNVRFSASNRDMVESMSATAERIAKYELAYGAENVEKFIDAVLSIQEHVDPQIIKPRKLDKRRYMEQKIKEAKQESKEPAFEGEYHDLWSLDERKASQAAADDPETARIPFPPEPEKDLMWFIQEYSEVLEDWQRDIMTMLRDEMLYFWPQMETKIMNEGWASYWHQRIMRELDLTSEETIEYAKLNSSVVQPSTQSLNPYYLGLKIFEDIERRWDKPTEEEQSRLGRKPGKGREKIFEVRELDMDTSFLRNYLTKELVRDLDLYVFEKQGPEWKITDKTWENIRDQLVYSRVNGGSPYIVVTDGDFKRTGELMLQHRYEGIELDLKYLERTLPYVYTLWGRPIHLETVVEGQKAMFSYDGKKHYRKML, via the coding sequence ATGATTCAGGATGACATCAACCTGTTGGAACGGGCGATCGATCAAATCACCGAAATAGCCGAAGGCTTCGGTCTTGATTTCTACCCTATGCGTTATGAGATCTGCCCCGCTGACATCATATACACCTTTGGCGCTTATGGCATGCCGACACGTTTCAGCCACTGGAGCTTCGGCAAAAGCTTCAATAAAATGAAGATGCAATACGATCTTGGCTTAAGCAAAATTTATGAACTCGTCATCAATTCAAACCCCTGTTATGCCTTTCTGCTCGACGGCAATTCGCTCGTTCAAAATAAACTGATCGTGGCCCATGTGCTTGCACACTGCGACTTCTTCAAGAACAATGTCCGCTTCTCCGCTTCCAATCGAGACATGGTAGAAAGCATGTCCGCTACGGCAGAGAGAATCGCCAAATACGAATTAGCCTACGGGGCCGAAAATGTTGAAAAATTTATTGATGCCGTCCTGTCGATTCAGGAGCATGTTGACCCCCAAATCATCAAACCACGCAAGCTAGATAAACGCCGTTATATGGAACAGAAGATCAAAGAAGCCAAACAGGAAAGCAAAGAACCGGCCTTTGAAGGCGAATACCATGATTTATGGTCGCTGGATGAACGCAAAGCCTCCCAAGCGGCTGCCGATGACCCTGAAACAGCTCGTATTCCTTTCCCGCCCGAGCCTGAAAAGGATTTGATGTGGTTCATTCAGGAATATTCCGAGGTGCTTGAGGATTGGCAGCGTGACATCATGACGATGCTGCGCGATGAAATGCTGTATTTCTGGCCGCAAATGGAGACCAAAATCATGAACGAAGGCTGGGCTTCGTATTGGCATCAGCGGATCATGCGCGAGCTGGATCTGACAAGCGAGGAGACGATCGAATACGCCAAGCTGAATTCGTCTGTCGTCCAGCCGTCCACCCAAAGTTTAAATCCCTATTATTTAGGTCTGAAAATCTTCGAGGATATCGAGCGGCGCTGGGATAAACCGACCGAAGAGGAGCAAAGCCGGCTTGGCCGCAAGCCGGGCAAAGGGCGGGAGAAAATTTTTGAGGTGCGGGAACTGGATATGGATACCTCCTTCCTCCGCAATTATCTGACCAAGGAGCTTGTCAGAGATCTGGATCTTTATGTGTTTGAGAAGCAGGGGCCGGAGTGGAAAATCACCGACAAAACCTGGGAAAATATCCGCGATCAGCTCGTATATTCCCGCGTTAACGGCGGCAGTCCTTATATCGTCGTTACAGACGGCGACTTCAAACGCACCGGCGAGCTGATGCTGCAGCACCGTTATGAGGGCATCGAGCTGGACCTGAAATACCTGGAGCGAACCCTGCCCTATGTCTATACGCTGTGGGGCCGTCCGATCCATTTGGAGACGGTTGTCGAAGGTCAGAAAGCCATGTTCAGCTACGACGGCAAAAAACATTACCGCAAAATGCTGTAG